A single Methylomonas sp. AM2-LC DNA region contains:
- a CDS encoding OmpH family outer membrane protein yields the protein MKIRISLFFMLMLMAGFSHAELKIGYVDLGKVMEKSPQAAKAKTRLENEFSSRVKTLKSQAKELQTLEDKLSKDSAIMSEEERRKLEKDVLEKRRDAARAQQEYSEDVNLRRNEEMGNLQKHLFEVVKSLAKEESFDLLITDVLYANEQIDVTNRVLQKLETIPQ from the coding sequence ATGAAAATTAGAATTTCGTTGTTTTTTATGCTGATGTTAATGGCTGGCTTTAGCCATGCAGAATTAAAGATTGGTTATGTTGACCTTGGCAAGGTTATGGAAAAGTCACCGCAAGCGGCAAAAGCTAAAACTCGCTTGGAAAACGAATTTTCCTCACGCGTAAAAACTCTGAAATCTCAGGCTAAGGAACTGCAAACTTTAGAAGATAAACTTAGCAAAGATTCAGCCATCATGAGTGAAGAGGAACGTCGCAAACTCGAAAAAGATGTACTGGAGAAAAGACGTGACGCAGCAAGAGCTCAACAAGAATACAGTGAAGACGTCAATTTGCGTAGAAATGAAGAAATGGGCAATCTGCAAAAACACCTTTTTGAAGTCGTAAAATCACTGGCTAAAGAAGAATCTTTTGACTTATTAATTACCGATGTTCTTTATGCTAATGAGCAAATTGATGTTACCAATCGGGTGCTGCAAAAACTGGAAACCATTCCTCAGTAA
- the fabZ gene encoding 3-hydroxyacyl-ACP dehydratase FabZ — translation MTGTLDILQIQEFLPHRYPFLLVDKVIEYEPRVRLLAVKNVTFNEPFFQGHFPHLPIFPGVLILEALAQATGLLAAMSDDSLGKGMTYYLAGIDNARFKKPVVPGDRLMLNITYLKNKRNIWSFDCRAEVEGELAASAQIMCAAAVD, via the coding sequence ATGACCGGAACACTCGATATATTACAAATCCAGGAATTCCTGCCACACCGCTACCCATTTTTATTGGTGGATAAGGTAATTGAATATGAACCTCGCGTTCGTTTGTTAGCCGTAAAAAATGTCACCTTTAACGAACCTTTTTTCCAAGGCCACTTTCCACACTTGCCTATTTTTCCAGGTGTTTTAATTTTAGAAGCTTTAGCACAGGCTACAGGCTTGCTTGCAGCAATGAGTGACGATTCATTAGGCAAAGGCATGACTTATTATTTGGCAGGCATTGATAACGCCCGTTTTAAAAAACCAGTTGTACCGGGTGATCGATTAATGCTGAATATTACCTACCTGAAAAACAAACGTAATATTTGGTCTTTCGACTGCCGAGCGGAAGTCGAAGGTGAATTGGCAGCCAGCGCTCAAATCATGTGCGCTGCAGCGGTGGATTAA
- the lpxA gene encoding acyl-ACP--UDP-N-acetylglucosamine O-acyltransferase, giving the protein MIDPRAVVHINADLADDVKVGPFSIIGPDVQIDSGTEIGPHVVIKGPTIIGKENSIYQFTSIGEDPQDKKYADEITRLEIGDRNVIREFCTMHRGTQQDKGLTFIGNDNLFMAYTHVAHDCEIGDHVIMANGASIAGHVHVGDHAILGGFTLVHQFTQIGEYSFSAMGSAITQDIPPFVMVGGRPTRPHGINSVGMERNGVPPEVIRQIRKAYKILYKNNLRLEDAIEEMEDMAGESNELSNMVSFLRNVTRGILR; this is encoded by the coding sequence ATGATAGACCCTAGAGCAGTGGTACACATTAATGCAGATTTGGCCGATGACGTAAAGGTCGGACCTTTTTCAATTATTGGTCCCGATGTGCAAATCGATTCTGGAACCGAAATTGGCCCTCATGTAGTCATTAAAGGTCCAACCATTATTGGCAAAGAAAATAGTATTTATCAATTCACTTCCATTGGTGAAGACCCTCAAGACAAAAAATATGCTGACGAAATCACCCGCCTGGAAATCGGTGACCGTAATGTTATCCGAGAATTTTGCACTATGCATCGAGGTACTCAGCAAGATAAAGGATTAACTTTTATCGGTAACGATAATCTATTCATGGCATATACACATGTCGCACATGATTGCGAAATTGGCGATCATGTTATTATGGCTAATGGTGCATCGATTGCGGGACATGTGCATGTTGGTGATCACGCCATCCTCGGTGGCTTTACCTTGGTGCACCAATTTACCCAAATTGGTGAATATAGCTTTTCGGCCATGGGTAGCGCAATTACCCAAGATATTCCACCGTTTGTGATGGTAGGAGGCAGGCCCACCCGACCTCATGGCATCAATTCTGTAGGAATGGAACGAAATGGTGTGCCACCGGAAGTTATCCGACAAATTCGTAAAGCATACAAAATTCTTTACAAAAACAATTTACGTCTTGAGGATGCCATTGAAGAAATGGAAGACATGGCGGGCGAAAGTAACGAATTGTCCAACATGGTCAGTTTTCTGCGTAATGTCACCCGAGGTATCCTCCGATAG
- the rnhB gene encoding ribonuclease HII, producing the protein MATQRIAGIDEVGRGCIVGPVFAAAVILNPQKPINGLTDSKKLSEKKREQLAKQIQESALCWSIARAEASEIDNINILQATLLAMQRAVSQLEYPPDYVLVDGNRLPKLNCPGQAIVQGDLLVPEISAASILAKVARDAEMQTLDRLYANYDFSVHKGYPTPMHILKLQQLGVTAQHRKSFAPVKKYLT; encoded by the coding sequence ATAGCAACACAACGTATTGCTGGCATTGACGAGGTTGGCAGAGGATGCATAGTGGGTCCTGTATTTGCTGCCGCTGTGATTCTTAACCCACAAAAGCCAATTAATGGTCTAACTGATTCAAAGAAACTCAGCGAAAAAAAACGCGAGCAACTGGCTAAGCAAATTCAGGAGTCTGCTCTTTGCTGGAGCATAGCGCGTGCTGAAGCTAGCGAAATTGATAACATCAATATTCTACAAGCAACACTTTTAGCCATGCAACGAGCTGTTTCGCAACTGGAATATCCGCCAGATTATGTCTTGGTTGATGGTAATCGATTACCAAAATTGAATTGCCCAGGCCAAGCTATTGTGCAAGGTGATTTATTAGTGCCTGAAATTTCTGCGGCATCCATTTTGGCTAAAGTTGCTCGAGATGCAGAAATGCAAACGCTGGACAGACTTTATGCAAATTATGATTTTTCGGTGCATAAAGGCTATCCCACCCCAATGCACATTTTAAAACTTCAGCAACTGGGCGTAACCGCGCAACATCGAAAATCTTTTGCCCCGGTAAAAAAATACCTCACCTAA